Below is a genomic region from Salmo salar chromosome ssa11, Ssal_v3.1, whole genome shotgun sequence.
aaaatctttgaaattgttgcatgttgcgtttatatttttgttcagtatatattagtATCATCAGTACTGTATGCACATGAGCCTTATTGTAAATTGTTAAATGTTTCTGACTGTGTGAATCACCTTGAAGTGCTCCTCAATGATGCCTCTCTGTGTGATACTGAGTTATGTGTCTTCGCTTCGCAGGGCTACTCCATGACCACTTTGGAGATTACCACATGGCCTTCTACCTGGCTGGGGTTCCTCCCATGGTCGGAGGTGTCCTGCTCTTCTTTGTCCCGAATGTTCATCAACGCCTATTGGAGGGCCAGCAAGAAACCCTCCCAAGACCCAGCCCTGACCTCCAGCTATCCCCTCCTGGCTCTGACCACCAGTCCCCTCCCATCCCTGGTCACCAGCTCCCCCCAACCAGCCCTGACCACCAGTCCCCTCCCATCCCTGGTCACCAGCTGCCCCCAACCAGCCCTGACCTCCAGCTATCCCCTCCTGGCTCTGACCACCAGTCCCCTCCCATCCCTGGTCACCAGCTGCCCCCAACCAGCCCTGACCTCCAGCTATCCCCTCCTGGCTCTGACCACCAGTCCCCTCCCATCCCTGGTCACCAGCTCCCCCCAACCAGCCCTGACCACCAGTCCCCTCCCATCCCTGGTCACCAGCTGCCCCCAACCAGCCCTGACCTCCAGCTATCCCCTCCTGGCTCTGACCACCAGTCCCCTCCCATCCCTGGTCACCAGCTGCCCCCAACCAGCCCTGACCTCCAGCTATCCCCTCCTGGCTCTGACCACCAGTCCCCTCCCATCCCTGGTCACCAGCTCCCCCCAACCAGCCCTGACCAACAGTCCCCTCCCATCCCTGGTCATCACCATCGCTGCCACGACTCAAGAATGTTGCCAACAGTAAACAAGTGAGAGGCCACTGCGGTGAAGACACTGTGACAAGTCAGAGATCCCATAAGATGTATAATGAGTGAAGTCTTGTTCCATGATATTCCAAGGGACGTTTGTTATAAACATCTTTAAACCAAGTGATTGAATTCTGAATAAGCTTTGTACTCTATGACCTATTTGCGTATATATGATTTTCTAACATTGTTGGCTTAGGGCAGGGGCAGTCACTAATATTTCTGAGGTAGCCACTTCTGTGAAACAACCTCACTGAGCGAGCCGTCATACCCGTAGGGAGTTGGGGTGTTCACAAAGTCAAATTGATTCATACATGATATCAAATGGATTCACACATGATATTTTAGATACTATTAACATGGACCATCAAGCTATTTTGTTATATATCTTATATATCAGAAACAAATGTGTAAAAATAACTTTAGGAATCTATTAAATATGGCCTTTTGCCATTATCTCAATAAAGGTTATAACACAAAGTTACTATATGCTAAATCAGGTAATGCCAAATTTCAGTCTGAAGGAAGTATATTCTTTGGACTGATTGAAATACATCAGTGTGGTCCTCTTGTAGTTCAGTTGATAGAGCATACGTGCTTGCAATACCAGGATAGTGGGTTAAATTCCCAGGTTCATGAGTGTTAGCTTTCAGTAATTGGTGTCACAACTGCTCCTGCTACGCCCTCTGGTGTTCATCCGGTGTCTTCCTGACCTGCAgttacactctctttctctcccgctgtgtgattgtgtggttggagacaggtgtgctggagtcagagtagATCCAAACCATCTGCAACtcattccataatcaagacctctacaaatactcagtcctgccacttccactctgccagattgtaatctctgTTTAGTCAGTTCATGATTCTAGCCATATATGATTATTCAatatcctgttactctgctgtgCCTGTTTCACTGCCTGACACCGTTTATCCTCTCATTGCAGTCACTGCTCTggctcctgttccacatctcaccacccaacTATCTTGCTCTGGATTTTACTCACCACCATTACCTTGGATTCCCCTTaggacctgtttaccctgttctACTTAGATAACTCTGACTTCAGTCTCCACATCTGTTTTTTCTGCAACTCATCCGAGCTTCACCGGATCTGCACTCCATGTCTTTCTGTGTAACAATAAATATTTTGGTTAattcatccctgtttcctcatctgagtctgctcttgggctCCCCCGTGTCCCTCCGCTTAACAATTGGTTCTCCAACCGTTCAAAAGCTAGAGCCAAATTCAAAGGAACATTTTTTTCTAGTTGtgctatatatacactaccgttcaaacatttggggtcacttagaaatgtccttgtttattAAAGAAAAGCTACTTTTTTTTGGTTTattaaaataacaccaaattTAAATTCAGCAACCAacattcctgtgttccaatggcacgttgtgttagctaatccaagtttatcattttaaaaggctaattgatcaaccTTTTGCATttctgttagcacagctgaaagctgttgttctgattaaagaagcaataaaactggtctttaGACCAGTTgcgtatctggagcgtcagcatttgggggtacgattacaggctcaaaatggtcagaaacaattaactttattctgaaactcgtcagtctattcttattctgagaaatgaaggctatgccatgtgagaaattgccaagaaactgaagatctcgtacaacacagAACAGtgtaaactgtctctaaccagaatagaaagaggagtgggaggccccagtgcacaactgagcaagaggacaagtacattagtgtctagttttagaaacagacatctcacaagttctcaactggcagcttcattaaatagtactcgcaaaacaccagtctcaacgtcaacagtgtagaggcgactccgggatgctggccttctagatattccataaaaaatctgccgtttccagctacaatactcatttacaacatgtctacactgtatttctgataaattgtatgctattttaatgggcaaaaaatttgcttttctttcaaaaacaaggacatttctaagtgaccccaaacttttgaacggtaatgtataGGCTTAGTATTTTCATTTATTTAGATCCAGCACATAAACACCCAACGTTTCGATAGGTATTTTTCAAGGATGTGCTGTGCACTGTGTACTTAGATATCCTGCATGTCCTTTTCCCTGTGGATATATCTGTCCAGAATAGCACAGATTcatatgggtagatactgtatgtttcaATGATTCTATTGTTATGATGTCTGCACTGGAAGATAAACGTAATTGTGACATCATAACAGTAAACACATTCCATGAGGGAGGTAACCTCTCATCCTGTTCTTATTTGCTGTCAGTGTGTTTCTTTGGTTTTGAAATGCTGATGGATAGTTATTAAAcaatagagggagaaagatacaGGCTATATGAGGGCATGTGTGATCAGATCAAACGTAGCGGCATGGATCTGTTTAAGTGGTCATTATCCCTTCACTAACACATGGATGTGACTGAAGAACAGACAATAGTGGACCAACAAACATCTGGACCTCTGTTAGACTCGCATACGCCACGCATACTGGCACTATTCCAGGAGGCACCCTGTCCTCAAGACACCTCAGGCATGAGTACCAGTGGGAACAGGTATGCAACAGCGTCCAAATGGTTTGCTTCAGACATCTTCATCATCTTTGTGGTGGTTCTGTTACTCGTCCTCCTGGTGCTGGGAGCAGTGTGCTGCTGGTTCGTCAGACGCAATAGAACCCAGAGGGCTACAGCAATGTAAGAGGATCAAAGTCTGGTCCCATAGGGTCACAATGACATTTTTTCAACATCGACCATAAATGAGCATGCATATAGGTTAACAAAGTCTGTCTGACGTTTTGCAGGAAATTGACTGAAATAGAGATAATCTCAGCAGGTGATGGACTAGAGAAAGAAACCCAGGCCAAATTCACCCTGAAGATCAGGACTGATCAGAGTCATGCCACTCAGCTGGTGGAGATGCTTGTGGGGCGTGTCCGTCGCTTGGAGGGTGCTGGCCCAAATACCCCACTGCCACCCCCTACTTCAGTCACATTACCCACTGTGGTGTCACCCACTGATAGGATGACATCCCCTGCATCACTTCCTGTACTCACTGAGAATATGCCCGACAACCAACGTTTGTCCCAGCCCACACTCCAGACAACTGTGCCCATGCCTAAGACAACGAGTCCCCTTCCATACTACCTTAATGCTCCCAACAGACCACTGCcctctgagttttgtgtcgcagATGAGGGGGGGAAGGATGAAAATGAAGATGAATCTGAATATGAATATGAGGATGAGAATGATGCTTCTGAGTACTCCAGCATCACCGATTAACCTGATTCATCTTGAGAGGGCAGTCTCAGACCCAAATAAAACTAAAAACCATAATCCATTATAAATTAAAGTAAAATAAAGAACTAAACTTCAAATGAATCTGAGGAATGGGGTGATACGTTGACTCTTTTAGATATTGTAATATTATTAGGAAGATGGATATAGGCTCCTTGTAGCTTAGCTAATTGAAGTTGAAGTTTTAATAGAATGCAAGCCATAGCCTACCATACCTTAAGCACCTTGAAgaaaaaattaaatatatatacagtatgtagatgaCACAATCGTTTCCTATTAGATTGGCTGTGGGACAGGTACTTCCTGATCACCAGAGAAATCTGAGAGCTCCACAGCTCCGTTCAACCGTCCTCCCTGTCATGCAGTCGGTGTCCCCTGTCACCAAAGCCACATTCATACCTCTGTTTCTCTTTGCCATCCTGCTCATCCTATACGTCATGCTCTGGTATATATGCAGAGACGTCAACAATGACTACATCTAAACAAATGAAGCTCACTTATGGAAATGACTGAATTCCCAAGGTAAGAGAAGGGCATTGACCGAACTGCTATCTTTCAAGCGGTGCTTGTTTATTACGCATCACAGAAATGGCATCTGTTGGACAGTGCCATTTCGTCAAATTCCTTTTAATGTCTTTGATTTTCATCCAACAAAGAAATAAATCATCCAAATGATGCTACCAGACTTTTTCCATTGTGTGCTTAGCTTAGGTAGCTTAGGCTGTGTTGCATCTACCAAATGCCATTGTGCTGTAGCCTGCTACCTATCAGATCAATTTGGTGAGTCAATCGTTTGACAGTTCCATATTAAGTTCaatattttttattaaataatCTCTCTTTTGTTCAGTAATTTTGAAGGTGAACCATTCAGAAGGTCAAAAGAGGACAGCAATAAAAGGCTGAATGGGTTTATCAATAAAGATGTACATTCCTGTATCAAAATATTGCCTCTTTGTTGTATTTCATCCCACTGTGTAAAATGTAGAtaagaaacatacagtatataacattgGTTACTTGAGGAACCCCTTTGAAAAGGATCTTTGAGGAACCCCTGTGTAAAGGTTTAAACCGGAAGCTTTTTGTGATGGGAGGGTTACATTTTTAACCtttttaataatatattgtagagGTGGCAGCCTATCAGATTGGAGGCATGGCTTATTGGAGCCCTGGTATTCAAATTGTTATTTTTGGTTATACATTGGCGTACATGTTAAGTTTGTACAGACACTATTTAATAATAAGGACGTTTAAAGAGCACAGACAGCCTCTTATCCTTCAAGTTTGTACACTGAAGATGAACATTTCCCTTGAATACCTATGCATATGACATATtctaatataatatacataaTATTAACATTGCTGATTACATACAGAGGTTATTCGGGATTTTCATAGCCTCTTGAGGAACTCATACACCTCTGTTGGCTTCATTGAAGCTACAAAACTCTCAATGTTCAACCTTAACATGTgatgacaatacaacagaacaggaATAACATTTACTCTAACGAGtggcccaaaaaatatatatctcaaAGCCACGCCACTACTAAGCCACGCCTCCACTCCAGGGTTTCTCCAGGAACCTGTTGTTACATCGAACCATTAAAGGTTCCTCCAAGAACCCCTCAACTAACCGAGAACCCCTCAACATTGACTAGCAATGTTTCCTTGAGGATATCCAGGGTTCCTCGAGTCACCACTAATTCTAAGAGTGTAGTCATCGTGTTCTGTCCCCCTACAGATGCAGATCTATGGACAGGTGAGGAGGACCCCAGGCCTACAGACAGACCCATGGCATAAAAGAGCCTTGTTCAACCATTACCAGTTACACTTTTGGGCTCTGTGCCGAGGATTCGACAGACTTTACCGGTCAAACTGCGACGTGCTCGGACAGTGTGGTAAAATATGTTTGGAGGTCACATATAAGAGGAATATGGCAGACAGCTGATTCACTGCCAAGTGTAAACAACCAGGGAAGAGGATGATGTCATAATCTGTCCACCAGCAGTAGGGCTCAGATTGGCTTTAAATTATAACCTGAATATACTGTTATCAATACTCTGCTGTTTACTACATGTGTGATATTTACTTCGTGACGGTGATATTGGGATTAGGAAATTGTAAAATGTTGAGTTTAATGTTATTGTAGGTGTCTAATAAATGTTATATTTGGCAGGTTATGCAGTCATTTATGATACTATGGATCCTATACCTCCTTTACATAGCTTGAGTTTACATGAACTACGAATGATGATGGCTCTTTACTTCAAGCACCGTATAGTGTTATATTGCCTTACTGTACAAACATTCAaacaacacactcctctttcttGAGTATTGAAACTGGACATGTGGTCAAGGTGTTACATATTTATCAGGACTTATTAATATGcgtatacagtatataatatatTCCCAGAGCAGATGTCAGtatgtattaaatattttactGAGGACTCTGCACAGATGAGTCATTTACACTGCAGCTTTAACCTCTTGTTGAACACCTATTGGTCTGTACAGTTCTTGAATCCTGTAGAGAGAAACCCACAGAGACAGTGGGGTTttgagtctacacacacacacacacacacacacacacacacacacacacacacacacacacacacacacacacacacacacacacacacacacacacacacacacacacacacacacacacacacacacacacacacacactcctctctctctctctctccccctggatTAGTCTCCTGGCTAGGTAGAATAAATAGCTCAGTGTTGCAGCTCTCCATGGCTTTATGTTCCTAATGGGGTTTCTTCAGAGTAAAAATGGACCTATTAAAATGTACTCTGAAAATATACTTCTCTCTGGGGCAGGTGGCCAGCCGATACCTGCTGCACAGAGGCACTAATAGACCTACCATGACACAGTTTCTGTCCAACCAGACTCCAGGTGATACATTTTACAGACTCAAGTTAACATTCAGTCCAGATTCAATCAACATCTGTAATAAAGATGATATATAATCCCTGATTCATTTGTGATAGTTTTATGatgtaatgttttattttattaggatccccattagctgttgcaaaagcagccgctactctttctggggtccacacaaaacataaaacatacCATTATACAGAGcaataatagacaagaacagcagaactacatacatttaaaacaattATAGACATAAAAACGTCCTGTACTGACAAAACACTGAAGACACTGAAGACTATAGGCCTACATTCTGTCACATTTAGCAATTTCATGCTTGCATACATAATCAGTTGACATATACATACAAGTTATTTAGGTCAGATAGGGAAGGTGTTGGTTTATTCGTTTTTTAAAGCTAATGTTGCTGTTTTCTTGGACAAtttgagatggaagggagttccctGTAACCATGGCTCTATTATATACTGTGCATTGCCTTAAATGTGTTTGGTTCACCCCTACGAAGGGGTGAGCGTGTGACATACAACACCACTAGATGGCGATATAGTGTTATCACTTTGATATGCACACAAAAATGTTTTCAACAATATCCTGTCCACTACTAAAAGTGAATTACTTGATGTTGGAACTGAACATTTAAAATCAGCAAAAAATACTGCACACTACAATATACACTTCCAAGTATCCATTATATAATACTGCACACTACAATATACACTTCCAAGTATCCATTATATAATACTGCACACTACAATATACACTTCCAAGTATCCATTATAGCAACGTTTAACCCATTGAGACCTGATGAAGGGTCAAAACCTTCTAGACACACCTGGGAGCATTTATTCTAGTGTGCAGCACCATTTGATTACAGAACCTGCTCAAAACCTTTGGCAACTATTTTTCATACTGATAACAGCTTAAAATGTTTGTGCAGAGCACAAAAAAATGGTTACAACCCATTTGTGGGGCTATATAGCACCCTTTTTTATGGTTTCTCAATCTGAAAGGTTATGTTTAGATCCTTTGAAGAACCATAGTTTCTTATTCTGGTTAGCCCATATGACATTGTAAAAATCCCATAGGTGTTATTATTGTCTTAATAGAcatgttgaatcaggtgtgctagctctggaacagctggggattcttgaggagagaattgagaacccctgatttagtCCACTGTTCTCAATTGACACATGGCCATAAATGAGTCTTTCACCAGACacagttactgtctatagtcatatTTAACATGTAAAGGCATAACACAACAGATGACataaactggaatgacactcACTCATGGTTGCGCAAAAAGAGCGGTGCGCAAACCCCGCCCCAAAATATTGGAACAAGCCGCCGCCCCTGCATTTTGTTTATCACTTAAAAAGCAAAGAACCATTGAAGGGCTCAAAGGGTTCTTTGAGTCATgatggttccacatagaaccatcaccCGTCCAAAAGAACCCTCTTTTCTAATTGTGTATCTGTCCAGGACACATGATAAAGACTGGAGGACAGGAACACATGCTGGTCTACTCTCACCAGGTTACGTGAGTAAAAGTGAAACTCTAATATCACCCTGTTCTATAACCTCTCAGCCCAGTGAGGACCCAGTGAGGACCCAGTGAGGACCcagtgaggagacagaggagTTGTACAGGCAGACAATACTGCCGTTCTGTTGTCACTCACTTCTCTACTAATTAATCACAAACCaccagagacagaggacagctaCTGCTGATGAAgcatctggacacacacacacacgcacgcgcacgcgcacgcacgcacgcacacacacacacacacacacacacacacacacacacgcacactttgTTCCCTGAGAGCTCAGGGAACAAAGGCATTGATGTGACAAGTCTGCAGAGGAAAACAGAGCTAGCGCCTCAGGGAAGTGTCAGAATGTGTCAGACTggctcacacactcagacatacaCGTGGACACACACACCAATGTCTGATCTTGATCACATGTTTCATTGGCGCATAACGAGTACCAACAGATATGCAGATGGTAGGATAATATTATGTAGCTATTGTAAACTGGTAGCTTCTGTTTCCTCTGCAACATCAGAGGAAACAAATGATTGAGACAAACAGTCAGTTTGGGAGATAAAGCCCTGACTCGCACGACTTGGTTCACAAGGCATTCAGCATTGATGAATAACTTGTGACTAATTCTGAGACTTAATGACTGAAACATTTTGTTTAGTCAGAAGACAATACACTGGAAAATGCCCGGTCTCCAGGGGGCGTGGGCACCAGTagaggtgcgtgggtaaaatcactggggaagccaaaccTGTTAATGAATATGCCTTGCGACCATgatatatataggcctaaaggctgagacaataagaagacacagtggcagaataaattcaaccacacctttgttttatcacaaaaccggagagcaacctctgtccagtgaagtccacaaagtatACTGCatgtaacagacagttacatgacctacagcatgacCAAGCAAGTTACTGTGTCTGGATTTTTCAGctcactaaacaactattgatttagaaccacagagagttacagcaagtcacaaagaaaacaggagctacctccactattccagcaccatttccacttcaacatttcaacatcattaaATCACcactgcttagtctaatacagtgacaactaaaagataccaaacacaatttagtccaatcaacgtaagctaaatatgatgtggctgtccatggttctgatttctgcgtgtgtgtgtgtgtgtgtgtgtgtgtgtgtgtgtgtgtgtgtgtgtgtgtgtgtgtgtgtgtgtgtgtgtgtgtgtgtgtgtgtgtgtgtgtgtgtgtgtgtgtgtgtgtgtgtgtgtgtgtgtgtgtgtgtgtgtgtgtgtgtgtgtgtgtgtgttggtagagcatggcagttgcaactccagggttgtgggttcgattcccacaggggaccagtacgaacaAATTTG
It encodes:
- the LOC106563433 gene encoding vegetative cell wall protein gp1 produces the protein MLNRIRMKQWWTNFSNPVLVIILQAGSFMVLGLASMLVPLCVRFEGLVAVCLLLGLCDGCVITLMAPVTFELVGPQRASQAIGYLMGLMALPMTAGPPLAGLLHDHFGDYHMAFYLAGVPPMVGGVLLFFVPNVHQRLLEGQQETLPRPSPDLQLSPPGSDHQSPPIPGHQLPPTSPDHQSPPIPGHQLPPTSPDLQLSPPGSDHQSPPIPGHQLPPTSPDLQLSPPGSDHQSPPIPGHQLPPTSPDHQSPPIPGHQLPPTSPDLQLSPPGSDHQSPPIPGHQLPPTSPDLQLSPPGSDHQSPPIPGHQLPPTSPDQQSPPIPGHHHRCHDSRMLPTVNNHCSGSCSTSHHPTILLWILLTTITLDSP
- the si:dkey-111e8.4 gene encoding uncharacterized protein si:dkey-111e8.4, with amino-acid sequence MDVTEEQTIVDQQTSGPLLDSHTPRILALFQEAPCPQDTSGMSTSGNRYATASKWFASDIFIIFVVVLLLVLLVLGAVCCWFVRRNRTQRATAMKLTEIEIISAGDGLEKETQAKFTLKIRTDQSHATQLVEMLVGRVRRLEGAGPNTPLPPPTSVTLPTVVSPTDRMTSPASLPVLTENMPDNQRLSQPTLQTTVPMPKTTSPLPYYLNAPNRPLPSEFCVADEGGKDENEDESEYEYEDENDASEYSSITD